One genomic window of Citrobacter sp. Marseille-Q6884 includes the following:
- a CDS encoding DUF1722 domain-containing protein: MSKRVPVGIRTRNSFVPDESTLVRIYALHELYRLRQRGLTRGALLDYHTRYKLVLLAHSQPEYRELGPFVAAIHEWASLEAFYTEYRLRLIHLLFNDATRRNHTNVLMHVQGYFRNQLTLRQRQELTSVIDSYRREVQPLLAPLMLLKHYMAEHPNTWLSGQHYFELWPAILRLRCEN, translated from the coding sequence ATGAGCAAAAGAGTTCCTGTTGGTATCCGCACGCGAAACTCATTTGTGCCAGATGAAAGCACACTGGTGCGTATTTATGCGTTGCATGAGTTATACCGTTTACGCCAGCGGGGATTAACGCGCGGTGCGTTACTTGACTATCATACCCGTTACAAGCTGGTATTACTGGCACATTCCCAGCCAGAATATCGGGAACTCGGCCCCTTTGTTGCAGCGATCCATGAATGGGCAAGTCTTGAGGCGTTTTATACCGAGTACCGTTTACGACTGATTCATCTGCTGTTTAATGACGCGACCCGGCGTAACCATACCAATGTGCTGATGCATGTTCAGGGCTATTTCCGCAATCAACTCACTCTCCGGCAACGCCAGGAGCTGACCTCGGTCATTGATAGTTATCGACGTGAAGTGCAACCACTGCTTGCACCGTTGATGCTCCTCAAACACTATATGGCAGAACACCCGAACACCTGGCTGTCCGGGCAACATTACTTTGAACTCTGGCCTGCAATTCTGCGTTTGCGCTGCGAAAATTAA
- the phrB gene encoding deoxyribodipyrimidine photo-lyase: MTTHLVWFRRDLRIYDNFALAAACRDSSAQVLALYISTPEQWKAHDMAPRQAAFVNAQLNMLQTVLAEKGIPLLFHEVADFAASVETVKNVCEQYDVNRLFYNYQYEINEQQRDATVEKSLQGVVCEGFDDSVILPPGAVMTGNHEMYKVFTPFKNAWLKRLKEAVPESVAAPKTRESGALSSPLPIITLNYPQQDFDSSLFPVDEKLVIAQLRQFCQQAAGEYEQRRDYPAIEGTSRLSASLATGGLSPRQCLNRLLAEQPQALEGGAGSVWLNELIWREFYRHLMTYHPSLCRYRPFIRWTDRVQWQDNPVHFQAWQQGKTGYPIVDAAMRQLNATGWMHNRLRMITASFLVKDLLIDWRKGEQYFMSQLIDGDLAANNGGWQWAASTGTDAAPYFRIFNPTTQGEKFDRDGEFIRQWVPELRDVPGNAIHEPWRWAEKTQVSLNYPRPIVDHKQARLTTLAAYEAARKG; this comes from the coding sequence ATGACCACTCATCTGGTCTGGTTTCGGCGTGACTTGCGCATATACGACAATTTTGCCCTTGCCGCGGCTTGCCGGGATAGTTCTGCACAGGTGCTGGCGTTATACATCTCCACACCGGAACAGTGGAAAGCGCATGATATGGCCCCGCGTCAGGCGGCGTTTGTTAACGCCCAACTGAATATGCTGCAAACGGTGCTGGCAGAAAAAGGCATTCCTCTGCTGTTCCACGAGGTTGCTGATTTTGCGGCCAGCGTGGAGACAGTAAAAAACGTCTGTGAACAGTATGACGTCAACCGGTTGTTTTATAACTATCAGTACGAAATAAACGAGCAACAGCGGGATGCCACGGTGGAGAAGTCATTACAAGGCGTGGTATGCGAAGGTTTTGATGACAGTGTGATTCTGCCTCCGGGGGCAGTCATGACGGGCAATCATGAAATGTATAAAGTCTTCACACCGTTTAAAAATGCCTGGCTGAAGCGCTTGAAAGAGGCTGTCCCTGAGAGCGTTGCGGCACCCAAAACACGGGAAAGTGGCGCACTCTCTTCGCCGTTACCGATCATTACGCTGAACTATCCGCAGCAGGATTTTGATTCGTCACTTTTCCCGGTAGACGAAAAATTGGTCATTGCGCAATTACGCCAGTTTTGCCAGCAGGCGGCGGGGGAGTATGAACAGCGTCGGGATTATCCGGCCATCGAAGGCACCAGTCGTTTATCTGCGAGCCTTGCAACCGGTGGACTATCACCACGTCAATGTCTGAACCGGCTGTTAGCAGAACAGCCGCAGGCGCTGGAAGGCGGGGCTGGAAGTGTCTGGCTAAATGAGCTTATCTGGCGCGAATTTTATCGCCATCTAATGACATATCATCCGTCGTTGTGCCGATATCGCCCCTTTATTCGCTGGACCGATCGCGTCCAGTGGCAGGATAACCCGGTGCATTTTCAGGCATGGCAACAGGGGAAGACGGGCTATCCCATTGTTGATGCCGCGATGCGTCAGCTTAATGCCACAGGATGGATGCATAACCGTTTACGGATGATTACCGCCAGTTTTCTGGTGAAAGACTTGCTCATTGACTGGCGTAAAGGGGAGCAGTACTTCATGTCACAACTGATCGATGGCGACCTGGCGGCTAACAACGGTGGCTGGCAGTGGGCGGCGTCAACCGGTACCGATGCGGCACCTTATTTCCGTATTTTTAACCCAACGACGCAGGGGGAAAAATTCGATCGTGACGGTGAATTTATCCGCCAGTGGGTGCCGGAATTACGTGACGTCCCCGGAAATGCTATCCACGAACCGTGGCGCTGGGCGGAAAAAACGCAGGTGTCCCTCAACTATCCACGCCCGATTGTCGATCATAAACAGGCGAGGTTAACCACGCTTGCGGCCTATGAGGCAGCGCGTAAAGGTTGA